CAACCCGAGTCAACTGCACGCACCAAGACTTGCGCTAACTACCCGAGCTAATGCCTGGAGGGCAGGAGACGCGGGTTCGAACCCCAGTCCGTTACATTTGTATCACTGTATTCAGGAGGCCTACATGATGGCAGTGAAGCTGAATGactggaagaagaagaagatagaATTCCCCACTGGAGAAACGGTGGTGTTGCACAGCCCTACGGTATGACTCCCCATTCATAATTACAATTAGCCCCCTGTAGTATACTGTTTGTCTGTAAAGACCAGGCCAATATTGCGCTGTAAAATAGAACTTATGTAACTCAAGAGTTTATCGACCTTGCTCTGTCTCCGATAGCTTATGACACAGCAACAGACAATCCCCTTGAAGGACTGGATAAGCCTCCCCTCTGAGCAGAGTCAACCCAGGACGGTCAAGAGGGGGCTGGAGGGTATTAGAGTAGAGTTACCTGAAGGTAAGCCCTCAAATGTATGAGCCAGGCCTCCCCTCTTCACTGAGGGCTTTAATTTCTACAGCTCTGTGTAAGATGGTCGCTCCTGTACTGTACTACCATGTGTATTAAATGCCAACAGTACTGGTAATTGGCCTGAACAACAGATACTGCATTGTGTACGGAGATCTCAGGTTTTTAGAACCTCTTATTCATTCGAGGATAATTTACAGTACATGTTGATAATTACATGACAAATGACAATTCCTTACACAGTATgcagtgtattcagaaagtattcagaccccctgaccttttccacattttgttacgttacaaccttattctaaaattgcttaaaatgttgttgtttttcttatcaatctacacacgataccccataatgacaaagcaataacaggtttctagaaatgttagcaaatgtatataaaaaatataaaaaatacgtaaatatcacatttacataagtattcagaccctttactcagtactttgttgaagcacctttggcagcgattacagcctcaagtcttcttgggtatgacgctacaagcttggcacacctgtatttggagagtttctcaaattcctctctgcagatcctctcaagctctgtcaggttggatgcggagcgtgtccactcaaggacattcagagacttgtcgtgaagccactcctgcgttgtcttggctgtgtgcttagggttgttgtcctgttgaaaggtgaaccttcgccccagtctgaggtcctgagcgctctggagcaggttttcatcaaggatctctctggactttgctccattcatctttccctcaatcctgactagtctcccagtccctgcctttgaaaaacatccccacagcatgatgctgccaccaccatgcttcaccgtagggatgtgccaggaatcttgtttctcatggtccgagagtctttaggtgccttttggcaaactccaagtgggctgtcatgtgccttttactgaggagtggcttccgtatggccactctaccataaaggcctgattggtggagtgctgcagagatgtttgtccttctggacggttctcccatctccacagaggaactctagagctctgtcagagtgaccatagggttcttggtcccctccctgatcaaggcccttctcctctgattgctcagtttggccaggcggccaactctaggaagggttttggtggttccaaatttcttccatttaagattgatggaggccactgtgttcttggggagcttcaatgctgcagacatttacccttccccagatctgtgcctcaactcaattctgtctcggagctctacggacaattccttcgacctcatggcttggtttttgctctgacatacactgtcaactgtgggaccttatatagacaggtgtgtgcctttccaaatcatgtccaatcaatggaatttatcacaggtggattccaatgatTTAAtatccacctgagctcaattttgagtctcatagcaaagggtctgaatacttacgtaaataaagtgtttctgttttttatttgtaatacatttgcaaaaagaggtattgtgtgtagattgctgaggaaaatgtaatatttaacccattttagaataaggctgtaacataacaaaatgtggaaaaagtcaaggggtctgaatactttccgaaggccctGTACATTATTTGTGTTGGGTTTTCAGGAGAACCTGACCAAGTGGACCACCTTGTGTTCATGGTGCATGGCATTGGACCAACCTGTGACATCCAGCTGCGTGGGGTCATTCAGTGTGGTGTGTAGAACCTTTGATTCTTAACCCTTTACCGGCCTTCAGATTTTTTCATAGAAATACAGCTAAATTAATGAAtgccctcccttctctcttttgGCCCTCTCTCCCCCATGTAGTGAATGATTTCCGGGGtgcctctctcagcctactgAGCAGTCACTTCAAGCAGAGTCAAGATGGGACCCGCATGGGCCGTGTTGAGTTCCTGCCAGTCGACTGGCACCGGGTGCTACATGGTGATGCCACTGGGGTGGACGAGTAAGGtcttggacacacacactctctctcgcgctcattctctctttctctctctcttcttctctctctctcttaaaaaCACACTTTGACACTCAACCCACCCTCCATACAGCGATATCCAGAGAATCACCCTGCCCAGCATCAGTCGTCTGCGTCAGTTCAGCAACAGCACGGTGTTGGACCTGTTCTTCTACAACAGCCCCACATACTGCCAGACCATCATAGACACTGTGGCCTCAGAGATCAACCGCCTCCACCAAGTCTTCCTCCAGCGACACCCACAATTCACCGGGGCAGTGTCACTGGCTGGACACAGTCTGGGTCAGTACCTCATGGACCTCTCCTAACGTTTTAAAGCCACTCCtaactttttcctctctctctctctctatttagtcTTTATTTAGACAAGGCTAGAATTGATAACCATTATAGTAAGTTGTATTCTTTATTTATATGACTTTTCTAGGTTCTCTGATCCTCTTTGACCTTCTGACAAATCAAGAAAGAAGGAACACAGATGAAAATGGAGTAAGTAACAGGCTACTGCCAAAATGTACAACTCCATTTTGGTCATGGCCACAACCACCAGCATTTTTATTCTAATTAGCTTGATGTTAATCCTATATGTCTTGTGCTTCAGAGTAGCGTCAGCAGTCCAAGTGAAGCAACCCCATTAGACTTTGAGAGCTTTGAGGACACACTTAGGAACTTTGGATTGGGCAAGTATGTCCAAATGCTTACAAAGGAGCAGATGGACTTAGAATCACTGGtaagcatgtgcgtgtgtgtatgcatatgtgtgtgtgtgtgtatatatgtgtgtgtgtgactgtctaacGACTGTTTGTGTCATCTATCTATTCACTAGGGGCTGTGTTCAGAGACATTCTTCAAGGACTTGGGAATACCCTTGGGGCCTCGCAAGAAGATCATGTACTTgttgaagagatggagaggggtatATGACCTATCTCTCATTCACATCCAAATGGATTCAGTCATTGCACATAAACACCATGTGAAATTATTCCCCAGTGTTCAAAATCTTTGATCTAACATTCCAGTCTATTGGATCCATTGTGCATAGCTTCCTGTCTGTCTCGGCCATGACAATATTCCATCCTAACTGTTTGTAAAAGGCTGGAAGCTGGAAGTAGCAGCCTGATAGTTTCAGGTTGTGTCCCAAAAAATACAATTTTCcttacatagggcactacttggGTCCtgatcaaaagaagtgcactatgtagggaataggatgccatttgtgaTGTAGGCTCATTGTTGAGATTGTTAttggagctcctctctctctcgctctctcctttggCCCAGCAGCAGGAATCCAGGACAGGAACTTCACACCCTGTTCCTGGCATCCCCGGCATTGCCGGTGTGTATTCCCATGTCCAAGAACACCCGACCCTCCTTTCAGGCACCCCCTCCACCAGCCCAGTGGATTACAAGTACTTTGACGTTGGCATTGGCCAGGTAAACAAACAACAGTGACAGCATTCTGTTACATGTACACAGGaattttctctgtctccctccctgtcctccaaTCACAATGATGGAATGTCTTAATAGTGTCTTAACGCAGTTAGCATGAGGCCCAACTAATACAACTGAAAATCTACTTCAATTAAATGTTTAATTTCATTTGAAAATGTTGGTACATTTTGATATCCATCCTTAGTTACAGAAAATGCTGAATGTACATATGGCGCATACTGAATTACTATTAACCATTAACCCCTTCCTTTCCTTCCCAGGTGTCCATCGTGTACCCTCAGCTGGCCTTCCAGCCACAGGCCTTCTTTGCCTTGGGCTCTCCTATAGGAATGTTCCTCACTGTGCGCGGCCTGAAGAGGATCGACCCCAAATACAGCCTCCCCACCTGCAAAAGCTTCTACAACATCTTCCATCCAGTATGTTTATGGATCATACGTTATGAATATTTAATGGGGCTGAAGTTCATCTAAGTCATGAATATTCATAACGACCTGACTATGTGTTCTTCTTCGATGCAGTTTGACCCGGTGGCCTGTAGGATTGAGCCCATGGTGGTGTTTCCAGAGGTGGACTTGCCCCCCATACTGATCCCACATCACAAGGGCAGGAAGAGGATGCATCTTGGTGAGACCTGAGACATAAAGCTTTGATCTGGACGTTACAGAAACATTTCAAGAAATATGTCATGAGCTTTTTGTTAGGACCCTTAGGGAGCATTGCTAAAGCTCTGACCTGTCTGATAATGTACAAACACTGCCCTTCAATGAAGACATTGTTTTTATCCAGTGACAGTGTGAAAGCTTTCCTCCACCATCCCATGCAGTGACCCTGTGTTGATATTGTGTCCCTCAGAGCTGAAAGACAGTTTGAAGCGAGTCAGCTCAGATCTACTGCTCTCCATCAGTACTGTCCGTGGTGTGTGGCAGACCCTCACCATGCTACCTGTCAACACACTACCCCTGGTGGCCGGGGTAGGAACCACAGCTGCACTGCCACCTCAGGAGTCAGAAGGTGAGAGACCAGTGTGTAAGTCATTTAATTCatttaattcattcattcattaggaACCATGTGTAATGTTTTGACATACATGCATTACTTTATTCTTCATAGTCTAAAAAACAAATGTCACTGTTTTTAATGTAGTAATTATAGTGTAACTACACAGGTACCCTTTAAGATCAACGTAATGTAACATGATGTAAATATGGTTACATTTATGTGTAATATGTTCTTTGTGTGGCATGTTTTTTGTATGTactatgtgtatttttatcatgttACCCCTGTCTGCAACCAAATTTCCCTCTGGGGACAATAAACTTTGAACTGTGTTACCTGAATGTTCCCTCAATACTCTTTTCCAGGTAGTGGGGCCCCAAATGGTACAGTCTCACCTACAGAGATGAGGAATATCAGTGTTGGAATGTTGAATGGCGGACGTCGGTTTGATTACGTCCTTCAGGAGAAACCCCTAGAGAGCTTCAACGAGTATCTGTTTGCCATTCAGAGCCATCTCTGCTACTGGTAAGAACAACTGAGTAAGGGTTTGTATCTTACATGTTTTCTTTAGCTTTCTGCGGTATCACATGTTTTCTTTTGTGTTTCAGGGATTCCGAGGATACTGTGCTGCTGCTTTTGAGGGAAATCTATGAGGGGAAGGGAATTCTTCTCTAGCATCTCCAAATGTCAATGTAAATGATGGAGCTTATGAGTTGTGTATAATGCTTGTAATACAGGAGACTCTGGAAGCATGCTACAGTATGCATCACATTTGTTTGATTTCATTATAAAAAATGGTTTAGTGTATTGAGGCTTttgttaaatgcactttaaataaattgTGATTTGATGCACCGTTCGCATTAGAATGCATTTTAAATGTACTTTGATTTTGGGCTCATTGTAGTTTGTTTACAAACATGGAAAATGTGACTAACTCTTCATTAAAGGTGTTATTCTCATTATTCACACTTTTTTAAAATGATATAGGCCTATACAGCAATTTACCaccatatatgtgtgtgtgtgtgtgtgtgtgtgtgtgtgtgtgtgtgtgtgtgtgtgtgtgtgtgtgtgtgtgtgtgtgtgtgtgtgtgtgtgtgtgtgtgtgcgagcgtgtgtgcctgcctgcctgcgtatatatactgtgtatatatacagtaccagtcataagtttggacacacctactcattcaagggtttttctttatttttactattttctacggtgtaga
The sequence above is drawn from the Salmo salar chromosome ssa22, Ssal_v3.1, whole genome shotgun sequence genome and encodes:
- the LOC106583313 gene encoding phospholipase DDHD2 isoform X1, whose translation is MEGVTGVYEPVQHHWFHCQNPVDCRSSWIPFSREDSLRLEETHKHGETSGEGEVEVVVATEGRRFDVRLKERRCFAVYWEQPPLEVRRCSWFHKGDKDISYTPYPEDTSLVLEEAYMMAVKLNDWKKKKIEFPTGETVVLHSPTLMTQQQTIPLKDWISLPSEQSQPRTVKRGLEGIRVELPEGEPDQVDHLVFMVHGIGPTCDIQLRGVIQCVNDFRGASLSLLSSHFKQSQDGTRMGRVEFLPVDWHRVLHGDATGVDDDIQRITLPSISRLRQFSNSTVLDLFFYNSPTYCQTIIDTVASEINRLHQVFLQRHPQFTGAVSLAGHSLGSLILFDLLTNQERRNTDENGSSVSSPSEATPLDFESFEDTLRNFGLGKYVQMLTKEQMDLESLGLCSETFFKDLGIPLGPRKKIMYLLKRWRGQQESRTGTSHPVPGIPGIAGVYSHVQEHPTLLSGTPSTSPVDYKYFDVGIGQVSIVYPQLAFQPQAFFALGSPIGMFLTVRGLKRIDPKYSLPTCKSFYNIFHPFDPVACRIEPMVVFPEVDLPPILIPHHKGRKRMHLELKDSLKRVSSDLLLSISTVRGVWQTLTMLPVNTLPLVAGVGTTAALPPQESEGERPVCSGAPNGTVSPTEMRNISVGMLNGGRRFDYVLQEKPLESFNEYLFAIQSHLCYWDSEDTVLLLLREIYEGKGILL
- the LOC106583313 gene encoding phospholipase DDHD2 isoform X2; translated protein: MEGVTGVYEPVQHHWFHCQNPVDCRSSWIPFSREDSLRLEETHKHGETSGEGEVEVVVATEGRRFDVRLKERRCFAVYWEQPPLEVRRCSWFHKGDKDISYTPYPEDTSLVLEEAYMMAVKLNDWKKKKIEFPTGETVVLHSPTLMTQQQTIPLKDWISLPSEQSQPRTVKRGLEGIRVELPEGEPDQVDHLVFMVHGIGPTCDIQLRGVIQCVNDFRGASLSLLSSHFKQSQDGTRMGRVEFLPVDWHRVLHGDATGVDDDIQRITLPSISRLRQFSNSTVLDLFFYNSPTYCQTIIDTVASEINRLHQVFLQRHPQFTGAVSLAGHSLGSLILFDLLTNQERRNTDENGSSVSSPSEATPLDFESFEDTLRNFGLGKYVQMLTKEQMDLESLGLCSETFFKDLGIPLGPRKKIMYLLKRWRGQESRTGTSHPVPGIPGIAGVYSHVQEHPTLLSGTPSTSPVDYKYFDVGIGQVSIVYPQLAFQPQAFFALGSPIGMFLTVRGLKRIDPKYSLPTCKSFYNIFHPFDPVACRIEPMVVFPEVDLPPILIPHHKGRKRMHLELKDSLKRVSSDLLLSISTVRGVWQTLTMLPVNTLPLVAGVGTTAALPPQESEGERPVCSGAPNGTVSPTEMRNISVGMLNGGRRFDYVLQEKPLESFNEYLFAIQSHLCYWDSEDTVLLLLREIYEGKGILL
- the LOC106583313 gene encoding phospholipase DDHD2 isoform X3 → MEGVTGVYEPVQHHWFHCQNPVDCRSSWIPFSREDSLRLEETHKHGETSGEGEVEVVVATEGRRFDVRLKERRCFAVYWEQPPLEVRRCSWFHKGDKDISYTPYPEDTSLVLEEAYMMAVKLNDWKKKKIEFPTGETVVLHSPTLMTQQQTIPLKDWISLPSEQSQPRTVKRGLEGIRVELPEGEPDQVDHLVFMVHGIGPTCDIQLRGVIQCVNDFRGASLSLLSSHFKQSQDGTRMGRVEFLPVDWHRVLHGDATGVDDDIQRITLPSISRLRQFSNSTVLDLFFYNSPTYCQTIIDTVASEINRLHQVFLQRHPQFTGAVSLAGHSLGSLILFDLLTNQERRNTDENGSSVSSPSEATPLDFESFEDTLRNFGLGKYVQMLTKEQMDLESLGLCSETFFKDLGIPLGPRKKIMYLLKRWRGQQESRTGTSHPVPGIPGIAGVYSHVQEHPTLLSGTPSTSPVDYKYFDVGIGQVSIVYPQLAFQPQAFFALGSPIGMFLTVRGLKRIDPKYSLPTCKSFYNIFHPFDPVACRIEPMVVFPEVDLPPILIPHHKGRKRMHLELKDSLKRVSSDLLLSISTVRGVWQTLTMLPVNTLPLVAGVGTTAALPPQESEGSGAPNGTVSPTEMRNISVGMLNGGRRFDYVLQEKPLESFNEYLFAIQSHLCYWDSEDTVLLLLREIYEGKGILL